One part of the Terrimicrobium sacchariphilum genome encodes these proteins:
- a CDS encoding argininosuccinate synthase has translation MKIVVAYSGGLDTSVILNWLKDTYSAEVVAFCADVGQEEELDGLEEKALNTGASRCYVDNLQEEYARDFIFPMIQAGALYEGQYFLGTSIARPLIAKRMVEIALAEEADAIAHGATGKGNDQIRFELTAAALAPRLQVIAPWRDERFRTEFPGRAEMIAYCADRGINVEASAKKPYSMDRNLLHISYESGILEDPWFDASAPEHKGMYKLSVSPEDAPDTPEYLELNFDQGICTGLAHPRLWEILSELNYNGEQDASLTPLWIMRVLNKLGGQHGVGRVDMVENRFVGMKSRGVYETPGGAILHFAHRQMESLTMDREVMHLRDSLIPKYSTLVYNGFWFAPEREALQALVAESQKNVTGTVRLKLYKGNIIAAGRKSPVSLYNPHIATMEADPTKAYNQDDATGFIHLNALRLKVAAEVHGA, from the coding sequence ATGAAAATCGTAGTCGCGTATTCCGGCGGTCTCGACACGTCGGTCATTTTGAACTGGCTCAAGGACACCTACTCCGCAGAAGTCGTTGCGTTCTGCGCCGATGTCGGTCAGGAGGAGGAGCTTGACGGCCTCGAGGAAAAGGCCCTCAACACGGGTGCCAGCCGCTGCTACGTCGACAATCTCCAGGAAGAGTACGCTCGCGATTTTATCTTCCCGATGATCCAGGCCGGAGCGCTTTACGAGGGACAGTACTTCCTCGGCACCAGCATCGCCCGCCCGCTGATCGCCAAGCGCATGGTGGAAATCGCCCTCGCTGAAGAGGCTGACGCCATCGCTCACGGCGCGACGGGCAAGGGCAACGACCAGATCCGCTTTGAGCTGACCGCCGCCGCCCTGGCTCCGCGCCTCCAGGTGATCGCCCCGTGGCGTGACGAGCGCTTTCGTACGGAATTTCCGGGCCGCGCTGAGATGATCGCCTACTGCGCGGATCGCGGAATCAACGTTGAGGCCTCGGCCAAGAAACCGTACTCGATGGATCGCAACCTCCTGCACATCAGCTACGAGAGCGGCATCCTCGAGGACCCGTGGTTCGACGCCAGCGCGCCGGAGCACAAGGGCATGTACAAGCTCAGTGTGTCTCCGGAAGACGCGCCGGATACGCCGGAGTACCTGGAGCTGAATTTCGATCAGGGCATCTGTACCGGCCTCGCTCACCCGCGCCTGTGGGAAATCCTTTCCGAGCTCAACTACAATGGCGAGCAGGACGCCAGCCTGACACCGCTCTGGATCATGCGCGTCCTCAACAAGCTCGGTGGGCAGCATGGCGTCGGCCGCGTCGACATGGTGGAAAACCGCTTCGTCGGCATGAAGAGCCGCGGCGTCTACGAGACCCCGGGCGGAGCCATCCTGCATTTTGCCCATCGCCAGATGGAATCCCTCACGATGGACCGCGAGGTGATGCACCTGCGTGATTCGCTCATCCCGAAATACAGCACGCTGGTCTACAACGGCTTCTGGTTCGCTCCCGAGCGCGAGGCCCTGCAGGCTCTGGTCGCCGAGTCGCAGAAGAACGTCACCGGTACGGTGCGCCTCAAACTCTACAAGGGCAACATCATTGCCGCCGGTCGCAAGAGCCCGGTCAGTCTCTACAACCCGCATATCGCGACGATGGAAGCCGACCCGACCAAGGCCTACAACCAGGACGACGCCACCGGCTTCATCCACCTCAATGCCCTCCGGCTCAAAGTGGCCGCCGAGGTGCACGGAGCCTAG